A window from Mycobacterium saskatchewanense encodes these proteins:
- a CDS encoding transposase — protein sequence MRETGKSIAAVARDLGVHEGTLGNWVARDREAREGRGELTRDDVEELKRLRSENAELRMERDVLKRSVVLWVLSRHRDNTHYAEHRIMPRTPLNRLRGKGSVSMHSA from the coding sequence GTGCGGGAGACGGGTAAGTCGATCGCCGCGGTGGCGCGGGACCTTGGGGTCCATGAGGGCACTCTGGGCAATTGGGTTGCCCGGGACCGTGAGGCCCGCGAGGGCCGCGGGGAGTTGACCCGCGACGACGTTGAGGAGCTCAAACGCCTGCGCAGCGAGAACGCTGAGCTGCGGATGGAGCGTGATGTCCTCAAGCGATCAGTGGTCCTGTGGGTGTTATCCCGACATCGGGATAACACCCACTATGCCGAGCACCGGATTATGCCGAGGACGCCGCTGAATCGTCTGCGCGGTAAGGGATCTGTGTCCATGCACTCGGCATAA
- a CDS encoding MMPL/RND family transporter — MTVGSTESATALLSRPAPPAGFVGSREYSLRLASLAGFAVRHKALVIGSWVLVAVLLAVLFPQLETVVRKQSVNLLPRDVPSLQTVDRMSAAFGEQGSKTVVFVAMEDPAGLTASARQRYDQLLARLRADTGHVLLVKDLLADPVTASQAVSRDGKAWYLPVGVAGTLGDPTAAASVQAVRALVAEVFAGSSTTAYVTGPPTTFSDMIASAEHDLLLISIATAGLIALILLIVYRSVFTALLPLLVIGTSLAVGRGVLSALGEIGMPVSQFTVAFMTAILLGAGTDYTVFLISRYHEQRRAQVPADQAVIHATASIGRVILASAATVAFAFLTMVFARLSVFAALGPACAVAVLVGFAATITLLPPVLSLAAKRGIGEPKSDRTRRYWNSVAVAVVRRPVPLLITSLVILLALTAVAATMKISYDDRKGQPAGTASNQGYRLLDRHFRKDSIVTEFLVVENPTDMRTAKGLADLDEMASRIAQIPGVTKVSGVTRPTGTRLEQAQLSWQNAQIGDKMARAVADGNTRKDDLTKLTNGASQLAEGLAQLDTTLRTALTPLTGILTQAQSAATQAQQLRPLLQQLSATAPAVDQAIQSGPGLRPLADQAQNAIAVLDPLAGALNSSPWCATTPQCTQIRDQVQILVSLRDNGFFTEVADLGDRYNPATNATVTGTLTNVQSAVGALDKAFGTLGDPADLAGNIRRLSDGVGQLASGAQALATGVHTLADSNIDMLYGMSQIAIQLQNSARASARSDSSSGFYLPGNVFENRQFADVAKQFVSPDGKTARFAIESNFDPYSAEAIHLAHQITDIANAARPNTALAHATMSVAGFPAVNSDIQRLLRADFAQLAIATLLIVGLILVLLLRAVLAPLYLLGTVVLNYLAALGIGVLLFQWELGYPIAWPVPLVAFIILVAVGADYNMLLVSRLREESGRNIRVGVLRTVANTGSVITSAGLIFAASMFGLMVGSVAIMVQAGFIIGCGLLLDTFLVRTLTVPAIATLLRQASWWPNTPPSTTPPHPPGHRPR, encoded by the coding sequence GTGACCGTCGGTTCCACAGAAAGTGCGACTGCACTCCTTTCCCGACCCGCCCCACCGGCCGGTTTCGTGGGATCACGCGAATACAGCCTGCGGTTGGCGAGCCTGGCTGGATTCGCCGTCAGGCACAAGGCGCTGGTGATCGGATCCTGGGTGCTGGTCGCCGTGCTGCTGGCCGTGCTGTTTCCCCAGCTGGAGACGGTGGTGCGCAAGCAGTCGGTGAACCTTCTCCCGCGAGATGTTCCGTCGTTGCAAACAGTGGACCGGATGAGCGCGGCCTTCGGTGAACAGGGTTCCAAGACGGTGGTGTTCGTCGCGATGGAAGACCCCGCCGGGTTGACTGCCTCGGCGCGGCAGCGCTACGACCAGCTGCTGGCGCGGCTGCGCGCCGACACCGGCCATGTCTTGCTGGTGAAAGACTTGCTGGCCGATCCGGTCACCGCGTCCCAGGCAGTCAGCCGCGACGGCAAGGCGTGGTACCTGCCGGTGGGTGTGGCCGGCACGTTGGGCGATCCCACCGCGGCCGCATCGGTGCAGGCGGTGCGCGCCCTCGTCGCAGAGGTGTTCGCCGGCTCGTCGACCACCGCGTACGTGACGGGCCCGCCGACGACGTTCAGTGACATGATCGCCTCTGCCGAACACGATCTACTGCTGATCTCGATCGCAACGGCCGGGCTGATCGCGTTGATCCTGCTGATCGTCTACCGGTCGGTGTTCACCGCGCTGCTGCCGCTGTTGGTGATCGGGACAAGCCTGGCCGTGGGGCGCGGTGTACTGTCCGCGCTCGGCGAAATCGGCATGCCTGTCTCCCAGTTCACTGTGGCGTTTATGACCGCGATCCTGCTCGGCGCGGGCACCGACTACACGGTGTTTTTGATCAGCCGATACCACGAGCAGCGCCGCGCCCAGGTTCCCGCCGATCAAGCCGTCATCCACGCCACCGCCAGCATCGGCCGGGTGATCCTGGCCTCGGCGGCCACCGTGGCGTTCGCCTTCTTGACCATGGTGTTCGCCCGCCTGAGCGTGTTCGCCGCCCTCGGTCCGGCCTGCGCGGTCGCCGTGCTGGTCGGGTTCGCAGCCACCATCACGCTGCTGCCACCGGTGCTGTCACTGGCCGCTAAAAGAGGCATCGGCGAACCCAAATCTGACCGCACCCGGCGCTACTGGAACAGCGTCGCAGTCGCGGTGGTCCGCCGGCCGGTACCGCTGTTGATCACCAGCCTGGTCATCCTGCTGGCCCTGACCGCGGTCGCGGCGACCATGAAGATCAGCTACGACGACCGCAAAGGCCAGCCGGCCGGCACCGCCAGCAACCAGGGCTACCGCCTGCTGGACCGCCACTTCCGCAAAGACAGCATCGTCACCGAATTCCTGGTCGTGGAAAACCCGACCGACATGCGCACCGCAAAGGGGCTGGCCGACCTCGACGAAATGGCCTCCCGCATCGCGCAAATCCCCGGCGTCACCAAAGTATCCGGAGTCACCCGCCCCACCGGAACCCGCCTCGAACAAGCCCAACTCTCATGGCAAAACGCTCAGATCGGCGACAAGATGGCCCGCGCCGTCGCCGACGGCAACACCCGAAAAGACGACCTCACCAAACTCACCAACGGCGCCAGCCAACTCGCGGAGGGCCTGGCCCAACTCGACACCACCCTGCGCACCGCCCTGACTCCGCTAACCGGAATACTCACCCAGGCCCAGTCTGCCGCCACCCAGGCCCAGCAGTTGCGGCCTTTGCTGCAACAGCTTTCGGCCACCGCCCCCGCCGTCGATCAAGCCATCCAATCCGGCCCCGGGCTGCGCCCGTTGGCCGACCAAGCTCAAAACGCCATCGCCGTCCTCGACCCCCTCGCCGGCGCCCTCAACAGCTCCCCGTGGTGTGCCACCACACCGCAGTGCACCCAGATCCGTGACCAAGTCCAGATTCTGGTGAGCCTGCGTGACAATGGGTTCTTCACCGAGGTCGCCGACCTCGGCGACCGCTACAACCCCGCCACCAACGCCACCGTCACCGGCACCCTCACCAACGTCCAGTCCGCCGTCGGCGCACTGGACAAAGCCTTCGGAACCCTCGGGGACCCCGCCGACCTTGCCGGCAACATACGGCGCCTTTCAGACGGCGTCGGCCAGCTTGCCTCGGGCGCCCAAGCACTGGCGACCGGCGTGCACACCCTGGCCGACAGCAACATCGACATGCTCTACGGGATGAGCCAGATCGCCATCCAGCTGCAAAACTCTGCCCGGGCCAGCGCCCGCTCGGATTCCTCCAGCGGCTTCTACCTACCTGGCAACGTCTTCGAAAACCGCCAATTCGCCGACGTGGCAAAGCAATTTGTCTCCCCAGACGGTAAAACCGCGCGCTTTGCCATCGAATCCAATTTCGACCCCTACAGCGCCGAAGCAATCCACCTCGCCCACCAGATCACCGACATCGCCAACGCCGCCCGGCCCAACACCGCGTTAGCCCACGCCACCATGTCAGTGGCCGGATTCCCCGCCGTCAACTCCGACATCCAACGCCTGCTGCGCGCCGACTTCGCCCAACTGGCCATCGCTACCCTGCTCATCGTCGGGCTCATCCTGGTACTGCTGCTGCGCGCTGTGCTGGCCCCGCTCTACCTGCTGGGCACCGTGGTGCTCAACTACCTCGCCGCACTGGGCATCGGCGTGCTTCTATTCCAATGGGAGCTGGGCTATCCCATCGCCTGGCCGGTGCCCCTGGTGGCGTTCATCATCCTGGTCGCGGTCGGCGCCGACTACAACATGCTTCTCGTGTCGCGGCTGCGTGAAGAATCAGGACGCAATATCCGCGTCGGCGTACTACGTACCGTTGCCAACACCGGCTCGGTCATCACCTCAGCGGGACTCATCTTCGCCGCCAGCATGTTTGGCCTGATGGTCGGCTCGGTGGCCATCATGGTCCAAGCCGGATTCATCATCGGCTGCGGACTGCTGCTCGACACTTTCCTCGTGCGCACCCTCACCGTCCCCGCCATCGCCACACTCCTACGCCAAGCCAGCTGGTGGCCCAACACACCGCCCTCGACCACACCCCCGCACCCGCCCGGCCACCGCCCGCGGTGA
- a CDS encoding tyrosine-type recombinase/integrase has product MTALAPTLQAFFTERLARQKNASPHTVASYRDTLRLLLGFVAERTGTPPARMQIEDLDAPLIGAFLDHLEYQRANSVRSRNTRLAAIHSLFRFAALQHPEHAALIARVLAIPPKRCNRAVVSFLNDQEIDALLAAPDTSRWIGRRDHALLLVAVQTGLRVSELTGLCCGDVHLGAGAHVRCVGKGRKQRCTPLTAETVAVLRGWLAERRGRPEDPLFPTSRGRPLSRDAVALLVTNHAITARQRCPSIDAKTITPHVLRHSTAMTLLRAGVDTSVIALWLGHEKTDTVQIYLHADLRLKERALARTTPVHATPGRYRPPDTLLAFLEAL; this is encoded by the coding sequence AGAACGCCAGCCCACACACCGTCGCCTCCTACCGCGACACACTGCGGCTGCTGCTCGGTTTCGTCGCGGAGCGCACCGGCACACCGCCGGCCCGAATGCAGATCGAGGACCTCGACGCCCCGCTGATCGGCGCGTTCCTCGACCACCTCGAATACCAGCGCGCCAACAGCGTGCGCAGCCGCAACACCCGCCTGGCCGCGATCCACTCGCTATTCCGATTCGCCGCACTGCAACACCCCGAGCACGCCGCGCTCATCGCTCGGGTGCTGGCCATCCCACCCAAACGCTGCAACCGTGCTGTCGTGTCCTTCCTCAACGACCAGGAAATCGACGCGCTACTCGCCGCTCCGGACACCAGCCGGTGGATAGGCCGTCGCGACCACGCGCTGCTGCTGGTCGCGGTCCAGACCGGGCTGCGGGTCTCCGAGTTGACCGGGCTGTGCTGCGGAGACGTCCATCTCGGAGCGGGGGCCCACGTGCGCTGTGTCGGCAAGGGACGTAAACAGCGCTGCACGCCGCTCACTGCCGAGACGGTCGCGGTGCTGCGGGGCTGGCTGGCCGAACGACGAGGCCGACCCGAGGATCCGTTGTTCCCGACCAGCCGCGGTCGACCGCTCAGTCGTGACGCGGTCGCGCTGCTCGTCACCAACCACGCGATCACGGCGCGGCAGCGCTGCCCCTCCATCGATGCCAAAACGATCACCCCGCACGTCCTGCGCCACTCGACGGCCATGACCCTATTGCGCGCAGGCGTGGACACATCAGTGATCGCGCTCTGGCTCGGCCACGAGAAAACAGACACGGTCCAGATCTATCTGCACGCAGATCTCCGCCTGAAAGAACGCGCCCTCGCTCGCACCACCCCCGTCCATGCGACCCCGGGCCGATACCGACCCCCCGACACCCTGCTCGCGTTCCTCGAGGCGCTTTGA